One genomic region from Streptomyces sp. NBC_01431 encodes:
- a CDS encoding L-fuconate dehydratase yields MTTTSARITAVDTYDVRFPTSRELDGSDAMNPDPDYSAAYVVLRTDAADGIEGHGFTFTIGRGNDIQVAAINALRPHVVGRLVADLCADPGTLSRDLIGDSQLRWLGPEKGVMHMAIGAVVNAVWDLAAKCAGQPLWRLLAHAEPEWLVSQVDFRYIADALTPEEALRLLREGRTGLAEREVVLLERGYPGYTTSPGWLGYSDEKLTRLAKQAVADGFTQIKLKVGADLADDVRRMRTARAAVGEEIRIAIDANQRWNVDEAVEWTNALAEFDPYWIEEPTSPDDILGHAAVRRGVHPAKVATGEHVQNRVVFKQLLQAGAIDILQIDAARVGGVNENLAILLLAAKFGVPVCPHAGGVGLCELVQHLSMFDYLALSGTTEDRVIEFVDHLHEHFTAPVVIRDGHYTAPMASGFSATMYPESLAEYRYPDGAFWAADLAGQEELA; encoded by the coding sequence TTGACTACAACCTCCGCCCGGATCACCGCCGTTGACACCTACGACGTCCGGTTCCCCACCTCGCGGGAGCTGGACGGCTCGGACGCGATGAACCCGGACCCCGACTACTCCGCCGCCTACGTCGTGCTGCGCACCGACGCCGCAGACGGCATCGAAGGGCACGGTTTCACCTTCACCATCGGCCGCGGCAACGACATCCAGGTCGCCGCGATCAACGCCCTGCGGCCCCACGTGGTGGGCCGTCTCGTCGCGGATCTGTGCGCCGACCCGGGCACGCTGAGCCGCGACCTGATCGGGGACAGCCAACTGCGCTGGCTCGGCCCCGAGAAGGGCGTGATGCACATGGCCATCGGGGCCGTCGTCAACGCCGTGTGGGATCTCGCCGCCAAGTGCGCCGGGCAGCCCCTGTGGCGGCTGCTCGCCCACGCCGAGCCCGAATGGCTGGTCTCCCAGGTCGACTTCCGCTACATCGCCGACGCCCTCACCCCCGAGGAAGCGCTGCGGCTGCTGCGCGAGGGCCGCACCGGGCTCGCGGAGCGCGAAGTCGTGCTGCTGGAGCGCGGCTACCCCGGCTACACCACCTCGCCGGGCTGGCTCGGCTACTCCGACGAGAAACTCACCCGGCTGGCCAAGCAGGCCGTCGCCGACGGCTTCACCCAGATCAAGCTCAAGGTCGGCGCCGACCTCGCCGACGATGTCCGCCGCATGCGCACCGCCCGCGCCGCCGTCGGCGAGGAGATCCGCATCGCCATCGACGCCAACCAGCGCTGGAACGTCGATGAGGCGGTCGAATGGACCAACGCACTCGCCGAGTTCGACCCGTACTGGATCGAGGAGCCCACGAGCCCCGACGACATCCTCGGCCACGCCGCCGTCCGCCGGGGCGTCCACCCCGCGAAGGTCGCCACCGGCGAACACGTGCAGAACCGCGTCGTGTTCAAGCAGCTCCTCCAGGCCGGCGCCATCGACATCCTCCAGATCGACGCGGCCAGGGTCGGCGGCGTCAACGAGAACCTCGCGATCCTCCTGCTCGCCGCGAAGTTCGGGGTGCCGGTGTGCCCGCACGCCGGCGGAGTGGGTCTGTGCGAGCTGGTGCAGCACCTGTCGATGTTCGACTACCTGGCGCTGTCCGGCACGACCGAGGACCGCGTCATCGAGTTCGTCGACCACCTCCATGAGCACTTCACCGCGCCCGTGGTGATACGCGATGGTCACTACACGGCGCCCATGGCCTCGGGCTTCTCCGCCACCATGTACCCCGAGTCGCTCGCCGAATACCGCTACCCGGACGGCGCCTTCTGGGCCGCCGACCTCGCTGGACAGGAGGAGTTGGCATGA
- a CDS encoding fumarylacetoacetate hydrolase family protein, which produces MKLLRVGAPGEERPAVRTDDGRLLDLSSVTRDIDGAFLASGGMDRARAAVEAGGLPELDAHGLRIGAPVTRPGKIVCVGLNYRDHAAETGAAIPPRPVVFMKDPGTVVGPFDEVLIPRGSVKTDWEVELAVVIGRRARYLDGPEAARAVIAGYAISHDVSEREFQLEYSSQWDLGKSCETFNPMGPWLVTADEVGDPQNLGLRLSVNGVKRQDGHTADMIFPVDHIVSYLSQYMVLEPGDVINTGTPAGVALGLPGTPFLRPGDTVELSVDGLGSQRQSFARA; this is translated from the coding sequence GTGAAACTGCTACGAGTCGGCGCCCCCGGTGAGGAGCGGCCCGCCGTCCGTACCGACGATGGCCGACTGCTGGACCTGTCCTCTGTGACCCGGGACATCGACGGCGCCTTCCTTGCCTCCGGGGGAATGGACCGGGCCCGCGCGGCCGTCGAGGCAGGCGGACTGCCCGAACTCGACGCCCATGGCCTGCGGATCGGCGCCCCCGTCACACGCCCCGGCAAGATCGTCTGCGTCGGGCTGAACTACCGCGACCACGCCGCCGAGACCGGCGCGGCGATCCCTCCGCGTCCGGTGGTGTTCATGAAGGACCCGGGCACGGTCGTCGGCCCGTTCGACGAGGTGCTCATCCCGCGCGGCTCGGTCAAAACCGACTGGGAGGTCGAGCTGGCGGTCGTCATCGGACGGCGGGCCCGCTATCTCGACGGTCCCGAGGCCGCGCGGGCCGTGATCGCGGGCTATGCGATCAGCCATGACGTCTCGGAGCGCGAGTTCCAGCTGGAGTACTCCTCGCAGTGGGACCTGGGCAAGTCCTGCGAGACCTTCAACCCGATGGGTCCGTGGCTGGTCACCGCCGACGAGGTCGGCGACCCCCAGAACCTGGGTCTGCGCCTGAGCGTCAACGGCGTGAAGCGGCAGGACGGCCACACCGCCGACATGATCTTCCCGGTCGACCACATCGTGTCGTACCTGAGCCAGTACATGGTCCTTGAACCGGGCGACGTGATCAACACCGGGACGCCCGCGGGCGTGGCTCTGGGCCTTCCCGGCACTCCCTTCCTGCGCCCCGGCGACACCGTCGAGCTCTCCGTCGACGGACTCGGCAGCCAGCGCCAGAGCTTCGCCCGAGCGTGA
- a CDS encoding sugar ABC transporter substrate-binding protein, with protein sequence MKLARTHSTVAAATAVLAVLALATACNRESTGSGAGKPTIGIDLPRSDSDFWNSYAQYIDKDVRSGGIKALPVSDSQNDVTKLVANVQVFQNMGAKAVVMAPQDTGAIASTLDTLASKKIPVISVDTRPDKGDVYMVVRADNRAYGTQACEFLGKQLGGEGKVAEFEGALDSINGRDRSEAFAACMKAKFPKIQVFELPTDWKGDVASAKLQSLLAQHPDLNGIYMQAGGVFLQPTLALLEQKGLLKPAGQKGHISIVSNDGIPQEFDAIRKGQIDATLSQPADLYAKYALYYAKAAAEGKTFQPGKTDHNSTIIKLPNGLEDQLPAPLVTKDNVNDKTLWGNNVG encoded by the coding sequence ATGAAGCTCGCTCGCACCCACTCCACCGTCGCAGCCGCCACCGCCGTCCTCGCGGTACTGGCCCTCGCCACCGCGTGCAACCGCGAAAGCACCGGCTCGGGCGCCGGCAAGCCCACCATCGGTATCGACCTGCCGCGCTCCGACTCCGACTTCTGGAACTCCTACGCGCAATACATCGACAAGGACGTCAGGTCCGGCGGCATCAAGGCCCTGCCGGTCAGCGACTCCCAGAACGACGTCACCAAGCTGGTCGCCAACGTGCAGGTGTTCCAGAACATGGGCGCCAAGGCCGTCGTCATGGCCCCGCAGGACACCGGGGCCATCGCCTCCACCCTCGACACCCTCGCCTCCAAGAAGATCCCCGTCATCAGCGTCGACACCCGGCCCGACAAGGGCGACGTCTACATGGTGGTCCGCGCCGACAACCGGGCGTACGGCACTCAGGCCTGCGAGTTCCTCGGCAAGCAGCTGGGCGGCGAGGGCAAGGTCGCCGAGTTCGAGGGGGCGCTGGACTCCATCAACGGACGTGACCGCTCCGAGGCGTTCGCCGCCTGCATGAAGGCCAAGTTCCCGAAGATCCAGGTGTTCGAGCTGCCCACCGACTGGAAGGGCGATGTCGCCTCCGCCAAGCTACAGAGCCTGCTCGCCCAGCACCCCGACCTGAACGGCATCTACATGCAGGCGGGCGGTGTCTTCCTACAGCCGACCCTGGCGCTGCTTGAGCAGAAGGGCCTTCTCAAGCCGGCCGGCCAGAAGGGGCACATCTCCATCGTCTCCAACGACGGCATCCCGCAGGAGTTCGACGCCATCCGCAAGGGCCAGATCGACGCCACCCTCTCGCAACCCGCCGACCTCTACGCCAAGTACGCGCTGTACTACGCCAAGGCCGCGGCCGAGGGCAAGACCTTCCAGCCGGGCAAGACCGACCACAACTCCACCATCATCAAGCTCCCCAACGGCCTGGAGGACCAGCTGCCCGCCCCGCTGGTCACCAAGGACAACGTCAACGACAAGACCCTGTGGGGCAACAACGTCGGCTGA
- a CDS encoding sugar ABC transporter ATP-binding protein, translating to MADTATAPATGIGTPAPVAEATGISKRFGATVALRDARITIAPGESHALVGRNGAGKSTLVSILTGLQQPDTGTLRFSGEPAPAVGDIDAWRSRVACVYQHSNIIGDLTVAENLFLNRQSAGAVQPIRWKQLRLRAQELLGEYDVAVDPAARAKDLTVEQRQFVEIARALSFGARFIILDEPTAKLDARGIGRLFDKLRDLQRQGVAFLFISHHLQEVYDLCTTVTVYRDAGHILTAPVAELGHQALVEAMTGESAAAVTATTGGPLVSPSDSMELLTIDGLTLPGACEDVSLSVRSGELVGLAGATASGNVQVGEAIAGLHRARDGRIRVGDKAVRTGSVPSALAAGVGLVPEDRHLQGLVRNRSVAENATLTVTDQLGPFGTVLPGRIREFAGRMIRDLDIKTPGAATPVSALSGGNQQKVVVARALATDPHVLVAIRPTNGVDVKSKEFLLGRIRQVADGGKAALIVSDELDDLKICDRVVVMFHGRVVAEFEHGWKDEAVVAAIEGVARDGAPATASPTSAASASSGADEHGR from the coding sequence ATGGCGGACACCGCGACCGCCCCAGCGACCGGTATCGGCACTCCGGCCCCGGTGGCCGAGGCGACCGGTATCAGCAAACGATTCGGCGCGACCGTCGCGCTGCGCGACGCACGCATCACCATCGCTCCGGGCGAGTCGCACGCCCTGGTCGGCCGCAACGGCGCCGGCAAGTCGACGCTCGTGTCCATCCTCACCGGCCTCCAGCAACCCGACACCGGCACCCTGCGCTTCTCCGGCGAACCGGCGCCCGCCGTCGGCGACATCGACGCCTGGCGCTCCCGGGTCGCCTGCGTCTACCAGCACTCCAACATCATCGGCGACCTGACCGTCGCCGAGAACCTGTTCCTGAACCGGCAGAGCGCGGGCGCCGTGCAGCCCATCCGCTGGAAACAACTGCGGCTGCGCGCCCAGGAGTTGCTCGGTGAGTACGACGTGGCCGTCGACCCCGCCGCGCGGGCGAAGGACCTGACCGTCGAGCAGCGGCAGTTCGTGGAGATCGCACGGGCCCTGTCGTTCGGCGCCCGCTTCATCATCCTCGACGAGCCGACAGCGAAGCTCGACGCCCGCGGCATCGGCCGCCTCTTCGACAAGCTCCGCGACCTCCAGCGGCAGGGTGTCGCCTTCCTCTTCATCTCCCACCACCTTCAGGAGGTGTACGACCTCTGCACCACGGTCACGGTCTACCGCGACGCGGGCCACATCCTCACCGCACCCGTCGCCGAACTCGGCCACCAGGCACTGGTGGAGGCCATGACCGGTGAGTCCGCCGCCGCGGTCACCGCGACCACCGGCGGGCCGTTGGTCTCGCCGTCCGACTCCATGGAGCTTCTGACGATCGACGGCCTGACACTGCCCGGCGCCTGCGAGGACGTCTCCCTCTCGGTCCGCTCCGGCGAACTCGTCGGGCTGGCCGGCGCCACGGCCAGCGGCAATGTGCAGGTGGGCGAGGCGATCGCCGGTCTGCACCGCGCCAGGGACGGGCGGATCAGGGTCGGTGACAAGGCCGTGCGCACCGGCAGTGTGCCGTCCGCGCTCGCCGCCGGAGTCGGTCTGGTCCCCGAGGACCGTCACCTCCAGGGCCTGGTCCGCAACCGCAGCGTGGCGGAGAACGCGACGCTGACCGTCACCGACCAGCTCGGCCCGTTCGGCACGGTACTGCCCGGCCGCATCAGGGAGTTCGCCGGGCGCATGATCCGGGACCTCGACATCAAGACCCCCGGAGCCGCCACCCCGGTCTCCGCCCTGTCCGGCGGAAACCAGCAGAAGGTCGTCGTCGCCCGAGCCCTGGCCACCGATCCGCACGTCCTGGTGGCCATCCGCCCGACCAACGGAGTGGACGTCAAGTCCAAGGAGTTCCTCCTCGGCAGGATCCGGCAGGTCGCGGACGGCGGCAAAGCCGCACTGATCGTCTCCGACGAGCTGGACGACCTGAAAATCTGTGACCGGGTCGTCGTCATGTTCCACGGGCGGGTGGTCGCCGAGTTCGAGCACGGCTGGAAGGACGAGGCCGTCGTCGCCGCCATCGAGGGCGTCGCCCGCGACGGGGCCCCCGCCACCGCATCCCCCACATCTGCCGCATCCGCCTCATCCGGCGCAGACGAGCACGGAAGGTAG